ACGCCGTTCGGATGCCCCGCCGCGGCCCAGATCTCCTCGAAGCGGAACAGCTCGCGGTCGATGAGCGTGACGAGCGGCGCGACGTGCCCCAGCGGCGCCACGCCGCCGATCGAGAAGCCGGTCTTCGCCTTCACGAACTCGGCGTCGGCCCGGCCCAGCGCACCGACCATGGCGGCCACCTTCTTCTCGTCGACGCGCCGGTCGCCCGAGGTGATGACCAGCACCGCGGCATCGTCGCTGCGGCGGCGGAAGATCACGCTCTTGGCGATCTGCCCGACCGCGATGCCCAGCGCATCGGCGGCCTGCTGCGAGGTGCGCACCGCCGCGTCGAGGAAGACCGGGGCGTGGGGATGGCCGGCAGTCTCGAGGGCGCGGGCGACGGTCTGGAAGCCTTCGGGGCGCGCGGGGATCGAACTCATGGCGCCGTTCACGCTGCGCGCTTTGCCAGCAAGGCCTTCGCCGCACGCGACACCGGAGCGCGGCCCAGCACCTCGGAGATGTACGCGCCCGCATCGACCAGCCGGTCGAGGTCGATCCCGGTCTCGATGCCCAGTCCATGCAGCATGTACACCACGTCCTCGGTGGAGACGTTGCCGGTCGCGCCCTTCGCATACGGACAGCCGCCCAGCCCTGCGATGCTCGCGTCGAAGGTGGCGATGCCCATCTCGAGGCAGGCGTAGATGTTGGCCAGCGCCTGGCCGTAGGTGTCGTGGAAATGCCCGCTCACCTCGGCGATCGGGTAGTGCTTCAGCGCCCGCGCCATCGCCGCCTGCACCCGCCTGGGCGTGCCCACGCCGATCGTGTCGGCGACGCCGCAGTGGTCGACGCCGATGCCCTTCATGAGGACCACGACCCGCTCGACCTCGTCGGGCGTCACCTCGCCCTGGTACGGACAGCCGACGGCGCACGAGATGGCCGAGCGCACCTTGATGCCCTGCGCATGCGCCGCGGCCACCACGGGCCGGAAGCGCTCCATGCTTACCTCGATGCTGCAGTTGATGTTGCGCTGGCTGAACGCCTCGCTGGCGGCCCCGAACACCACGATCTCGTCGGGCCATTGCTCGCGCGGCGCCGAGAGCGCCGCCTCCAGCCCCTTCAGGTTGGGCGTCAGCACCGAATGCCGCACGCCCGCTTCGCGGCGGATCCCCGCCATCACCTGCGCGTTGTCCGCCATCTGCGGCACCCATTTCGGACTCACGAAGCTGGTCACCTCGATCTCGCGCACGCCGGCGGCCTGCAGCCGATGCACCAGCTCGATCTTGTGCGCCGCGTCCACCGGCTGCTTCTCGTTCTGCAGCCCGTCGCGGGGCCCCACATCCACCAGCTTCACACGATCGACTGCCATGACAAAAGTCTCACTTTGCTCGATGAAATTGTGACCGCCACCCGGTTGGGGATGGCGGCTGCGGAAGGCGCTCGTCAACATACCCCATCTCGCCGAGGACCCCGTCTTGGACGCCAATACCCGCCTTCGCATCGCGACCCGCATCCACTTCCTGCTGCTGCGCCATCTCGGCGAAGGCGTCGACGTCGCCACCATGCTGAAGAACGAGAAGGAGGCGCGCGAGGTGCTGTGGGTCTGCGAAGGCTCCGGCGACCGGGAGCTCATGACGCTGGCGGGCCAGTACCGCCGCGCCGGCCGACCGCCCGCCCAGCGCGCCGCCGCCGGGCATGCGCCGCAGGACACCTCCTGGGCCGGCAACACCACCGGCTTCGGCGTCTCGCAGCCGCCGGAGATCCCCGAGTCCGCCGGAAAGCCGGCCACCAGCGTCTCCTCGGGCTGGCTCAGCCCGGTCAGCTGGCTGCGCCGCGCCAACAGCACGCGCTGAACTCACGCCGGCGCGGCCAGACGCAGCAGCTCGCCGCCCTCGCTCACCTGATCGCCAGCCGCATAGAGCAGCTCGGCCACCATGCCGTCGCGCGGCGCGGTGATGGTGTGCTCCATCTTCATGGCTTCCATCACTGCCAGCGGCTGGCCCAGCTTCACGCTGTCGCCCACCTTGGCCAGGAAGGCGATCACGCGTCCCGGCATGGGCGCCGTGAGGCGCCCGCCTTCGAGGGCGCCATCGGCCGCATGGGCGATGGGGTCGATCTCCTGCAGCTGCGCCGAGCCTTCGGCGGCGAACACGGCGATGCGCTCGCCGTTGGCGTAGACGGTGAGCGCGTGGCGCTGCTCGCCCAGCGTCACGTCGTGCAGGTTGGCGGCTCGGGCGCGCGCGCCGAACGGCCAGCGTCGATCACCGATGGCCAGCACCATCGCCCCATCGTGCGTGCGCTGCAGCGTGGCGACGTGATGCCGGCCCTGCGCTTCGATGTCGAACCGGCGCAGGGCCGCGCCATGCAGCCGCCAGCCGTCGCGCCGCGACCAGGGATCGGCGGTCTCCAGCGCCTGCTCGGCGGCCAGCGCATGCGCGACGACACCGGCGGCCGACACCTCCAGCGGCAACGGCGGGGCATCGAACAGCACGGCGCGCTCGCGCTCGATGAGCGCGGTGTCCAGGTCGGCACGGGCGAACGAGCGGCTGTTCACCACGCGGCGCAGGAAGGCGACGTTGGTGTGCAGCCCGACGATGTGCGTCTGCGCCAGTGCCGCGTCCAGCCGCGCCAGCGCCTGGTCGCGGTCGGCGCCCCAGACGATCAGCTTGGCGATCATCGGGTCGTAGTACGGCGTGATCGCATCGCCCTCGCGCACGCCGGCGTCGAGCCGCACGTCGGCGCGCTCGAAGGCCGCGGCCTCGGGCGTGCGGTACACGTCGAGCCGGCCGGTGGCGGGCAGGAAGTTCGCGTCGGGGTTCTCCGCGCACAGGCGCGCCTCGATGGCATGGCCGTGAATGCGCAGCTCGCCTTGCGTGAGGGGCAGGGGCTGGCCGGCCGCGATGCGCAACTGCCACTCCACCAAGTCGAGCCCGGTGATCGCCTCGGTGACCGGGTGCTCCACCTGCAGCCGCGTGTTCATCTCCATGAAGTAGAAGCGCAGGTCGCCTTCGGGCGTGGGCTCGGCGATGAACTCCACGGTGCCCGCGCCGACATAGCCCACCGCCTTCGCCGCCGCCACTGCCGCCTCGCCCATCTCGCGCCGACGCTGCGCCGTCATGCCGGGCGCCGGCGCCTCCTCGAGCACCTTCTGGTGGCGGCGCTGCACGGAGCAGTCGCGCTCGAACAGGTAGACGACGTTGCCCTGCATGTCGCCGAACACCTGGATCTCGATGTGGCGCGGCCGCGTGACGTAGCGCTCGATCAGCACCGCGTCGTCGCCGAAGCTGTTGATCGCCTCGCGCTTGCACGACGCCAGCGCGGCGTCGAAGTCGTCCGCCGAGCTCACCGCCCGCATGCCCTTGCCGCCGCCGCCCGCGCTCGCCTTGATCAGCACCGGATAGCCGATGCGGTCGGCCTCGCGCTTGAGCAAGGCGGCATCCTGGTTCGCGCCGTGGTAGCCCGGCACCAGCGGCACGCGCGCCTTCTCCATCAGCTGCTTGGACTCGGCCTTCAGCCCCATGGCCTTGATGGCCGACGGCGGCGGCCCGATGAAGACGATGCCCGCATCGTCACAGGCCTGCGCGAAGTCCTCGTTCTCGCTCAGGAACCCGTAGCCCGGATGGACCGCCTCGGCGCCGGTGGCCTTCGCCGCCTCGATGATGCGCTCGGCGCGCAGGTAGCTGTCCTTCGGCGCCGGCCCTCCGATGTGAACGGCTTCGTCGCAGGCGAGCACGTGGCGCGCGTCGGCGTCGACGTCGGAGTAGACCGCGACGGTGCGGATGCCGAGCTTGCGCGCGGTCGCCGCGACGCGGCAGGCGATCTCGCCGCGGTTGGCGATCAGGATCTTCTTGAACATTGACATCACCTCGTTGTCTCGCCCGCCGGCACTTGGCCGCTCCTTGAAAACCGCCGCACCAGGAGCCGCAGGAACTTCGCCAGCACGACGATCAGCGCCACCATGGTGATGAGCGCCAAGGCCAGCGCCGCGAAGAACACCAGCGGATGGGCCCACGACAGCCACAGCATCGCCGGCACGGCGCCGTCGCCCAACAGCGACATCGCGACGTTGGAGAACGGCTCGGGCGAGGTATTGACCGCCGCCCGCGTGGTGGCCTTCGACACATGGCTGGTCGCGGCCAGCGTGCCGCCCAGCAGCGCGGCCACCGTGGCCCAGGTGGCCTGGTCGGCGCCGAACACCGCCGCCGCGAGCGCGGCGCCGGCGGGAATGCGCACCACCGTGTGCACCAGGTCCCACAGCGTGTCGACGCCGGGAATCTTGTCGGCGAAGAACTCGACGAACAGCATCATTCCGCTGGCGCCCAGCATCGCGGGATGCTGCAGCACCTTCAACCCGGCCGGCAGGTCGACCCAGCCGAGAGAGCCCGCCATGCCGGTCAGGAAGACGACGGCGTACAGGCGCAGGCCGCTCGCCCAGCCCAGTGCGGCGGCGATGGCGATGAGCTGCGGCGTGTCGAGGTTCATGTCGGTAGCCAGGATGCCGGCCGCTTCTGCAGGAAGGACTGCACGCCTTCCTTGCCTTCGGCGCTGGCGCGGATGTCCGCGATGCGCCGTGCCGTGTCCTCGCGCAACGCCGCGTCGATGGGGCGATGCGCGACGTCGTGCACGAGCTGCTTGCAGGCGCGAACCGCCATCGGCCCGTTGGACCCGATGACGCCGACGAGCTCGTCGACCTTGGCGTCCAGCTCGTCGAGCGCGCACACGGCGTGCACGAAGCCGAGCGCCTGCGCCTGCACGGCGCTGAAGCGCTCGGCGGTGACGAAGAAGCGCCGGGACGCCTGCTCGCCGAGCGCGCGCACGACGTAGGGGCCTATCGTGGCCGGCAGCAGCCCCAGCCTCGCCTCGCTCAGGCAGAAGCCCGCGGCCTCGGCCGCCACGAGGATGTCGCACACCGCGGCGAGGCCGACGCCGCCGGCGTAGCAGTCGCCCTGGATGCGGCCGATCACCGGCACCGGACAGCTGTAGACCGCCCACAGCATGTCGGCAAGCGCCTGCGCGTCGGCACGGTTCTGCTCCCAGCTGTAGTCGGCCATCGCGCGCATCCACGACAGGTCGGCGCCGGCGCAGAAGGCCTTGCCGCGGCCGCCCAGCACGACGACGCGCAGCGATGCGTCGGCCGACAGCGCCGTGAAGGTCTCGGTGAGCTCGCGGATCACGCCTTCATTGAAGGCGTTGCGCACGTCGGGTCGGTTGAGCCAGACCTCGGCCACCTGGGCCGAGCGGCGGTTCAGCTCGAGGGTCTGCGTCGTCATGGCGAACCTCCCGGCTCGCCCTGACGAGCCTCGGCTAGCGTTGTGCGGTGGAAGCCGGCTTCTGGTAGACGACCCGGTCGTCGACCGCGTACAGCGTGCAGCCGGTGCGGCCATGCTCCTGGCAGAACTTCAGCGCGCGCTCCACCGGGTCGCGCGGCTGGGCCGGATCTGTCGGATTGGTGCCGCGAGCGTAGTTCCAGCGCAGGCCGTCGGCCACGACGAAGACCCGGGGCGACTTCCACGTGAGCCACTGCCGATAGGCTTCGCGGCCCTTGTCGCCCACCGGCACGGCGTCGGCATCCTCGAGCACGCCGGTCGTCGGCAGCGACGCGACATCGGGCACGATCACCGGCGCGGATGCCGCCGGCGCAGGCGCGGGAGCCGGCGTCGTCGGTGGCGCGTTGGGGGACGAGGGCGCCAGCACCAGCGCCGGCGCCGCGGCGCCCGGGGCGAGCACCGTGGTCTGCGTGCGCGCAGTGGTGCTCCTGGGCAGCGCGACGATCTTGTCCAGCTCCTGCATCGCGAGCTCGGAAAATTTGTCGTACATCCAGTTCATCCGCATGCTGTCCTGGCCGCCACCCCACCCGCCCAGGGCATAGCTCGCCTTGATCTCGAAGCTGCGCAGCGGCTTGTTGGCGCTGTCCAGCACGCGCACCGTGCCCACGATACGGTCCTCCCCGGCCAGGACGCCGAGCAGAACGGCCGCTGCGGCCGATCGCACACGGATGTCCGTCACCAGGATGTCGACGTGGTTGGGCGCGCCGGCGGCCACCATGCCCTTCGATTCGAGCTTGCGGTACAGGTAGGTGGCCAGCTCGTCGCGGCTGAACTGCGGGTTGTCCGCCTGCTGCGCGACCGCGGCCGGCGACATGCGCGCCACCACCTTGCCGACGCCCTCGACGCCCGACACGTCGCCGTTGATGCGCGTGTGCTGCTTCACCGTGCCCGCGCAGGCCGACAGCAGCGCCAGCAGCGCCATCGCCGCCATCCGTGTCGCGACGGCGATCGCCTTGTTCTTCGTGTGCATTCCCCGCCCTCCGGGTGCTGGAAAGGCGTCCATCGTAGGGACAGGCGCCCCCGGCGTGCGCGGCGGCGCGTCCTGCCGTCGCAAGGCACGTGAGAAAGTGCGCAGCGGCTGTGGCGCGGTTCACGATCGTGCATCCTCCTGCAGCATCCACACCAGGTCGAGCTCGGGACAGGGATGCCCCATCGCGGTGATGGCGGCGGTGATCTGGCCGCGGTGGTGGGTAGCGTGGTTGAAGACATGGCCGAGCGTCGCGGCGAACGGCAGCGACTGCGGCACGCCCTTGGTCGAGGTGTACTCGAGCGTGCCGTCGAAGCGCTCGGCGGGCCACGACGCGATCAGCGCAGGCCAGCGCTGGACGCCCTCGACGAGCCGCTGGCGCAGCCGCGCGCGATCGGTCTCGATCTCTTCGTCGAGGCGCGCCCGGTTCGACACGCCGTCGGCGAAGCGCGCGAACCAGATCACATGCTCGCCCACCAGCAGGTGGTTCAGCGTCCGGTGCACGCTCTTGAAGAACAGACCCGCGTCGCGCCGGTAGTCGTCTTCGGGCAGGGCGTCGACATGCTCGTACAGCTTGCGCGTGGCCCAGACGTTGTAGCGGGCCAGCGTGGCGAAGTAGCGGTGCATCGCGCTCATGGCTCCTCACATGCGGAACACGCCGAACCTGGCATCGGAGATGGGCGCATTGAGGCTGGCCGAGATGGCCAGTGCGAGCACGCGCCGCGTGTCGGCCGGATCGATGACACCGTCGTCCCACAGCCTGGCGCTCGAGTAATACGGGTGCGCCTGGCGTTCGAACTGGTCGAGGATGGGCTGGCGGAACGCGGCCTCTTCCTCGGCGCTCCACGCGCCGCCGCGCGCCTCGATGCCGTCGCGCCGCACGGTGGCGAGCACGCTGGCCGCCTGCTCGCCGCCCATGACCGAGATGCGCGCGTTCGGCCACATCCAGAGGAAGCGCGGCGAGTAGGCGCGGCCGCACATGCCGTAGTTGCCGGCGCCGAAGCTGCCGCCGATGATCACCGTGAACTTGGGCACGTTGGCGGTCGATACGGCCGTCACCATCTTGGCGCCGTGCTTGGCGATGCCCTCGCTCTCATACTTCCTGCCGACCATGAAGCCGGTGATGTTCTGCAGGAACACCAGCGGCACCTTGCGCTGGCAGCACAGCTCGATGAAGTGCGCGCCCTTCAGCGCCGACTCCGAGAACAGCACGCCGTTGTTGGCGACGATGCCCACCGGCATGCCTTCGATGTGCGCGAAGCCGGTGACCAGCGTGGTGCCGTAGCGCGCCTTGAATTCCTCGAAGTCGCTGCCGTCGACCAGCCGCGCGATGATCTCGCGCACGTCGAAGGGCTTGCGGGTGTCGGTGGGAATGACCCCGTGCAGCTCCCGCGGGTCGAACAGCGGCGCACGCGGCTCCACGCATCGCAGCGGAACGTCCTTGGTCCAGTTCAGGTGCGCCACCGCCGTGCGCGCCAGCGCGAGCGCATGCGTGTCGTTCTGCGCCAGGTGGTCGGCCACGCCGGACAGCCGGGTGTGCACGTCGCCGCCGCCGAGGTCCTCGGCGCTCACGACTTCGCCGATCGCGGCCTTCACCAGGGGCGGGCCGGCGAGGAAGATGGTGCCCTGGTTCTTCACGATGATCGACTCGTCGCTCATCGCCGGCATGTAGGCGCCGCCGGCCGTGCACGAGCCCATCACGACGGCGACCTGCGGAATGCCCTGGGCGCTCATCTGCGCCTGATTGAAGAAGATGCGGCCGAAATGGTCCCGGTCGGGGAACACCTCGTCCTGGTTGGGCAGGTTGGCGCCGCCCGAGTCGACGAGGTAGATGCACGGCAGGCGGTTCTGCTGCGCGATCTCCTGGGCGCGCAGGTGCTTCTTCACCGTCATCGGGTAGTAGGTGCCGCCCTTCACGGTCGCGTCGTTGCAGACGATCATGCAGTCGACGCCCGACACGCGGCCCACGCCGGCGATCAGGCCGGCGCCCGGCGCGTCGTTGCCGTACATGTCCAGCGCGGCCAGCGGCGCGATCTCAAGGAACGGGGTGTCGGGGTCGAGCAGCATCTCGACGCGGTCGCGCGGCAGCAGCTTGCCGCGCGCGACGTGCTTCGCACGCGGGCCGTCGCCTCCTCCCTGCGCGATGGCCGCGAGCCGCGCGTTCAGGTCGTCGACCAGCGTTCGCATCGCGGCGGCGTTGGCCTTGAAGTCCTCGGTGCGCGGGTTCAGCTTGGACGCAAGCACGGGCATCTGGGCAGTCTCCTCGAAGCGGCCGGATGAGCGGGGCAAGGATAGCCCTCGGCCGCGAGCCCGTCAGCTTAGGCGACGCGGCGGCGCGGATGGTGCCAGCATGGTTGCAAATCACGCCACCGGAGGCGAGACTGGCCGCATGTCGTCCGCCACCCGCCCCGCTTCACCGTTCCGGCCGGAGCGCGTGGCCGCCACTCCGATGGCATTCGTGCGGGCCATCCTGCTCGGGTACGAGAAGTACGGCATGGATCCGTCCGAGGCGTTGCGGCAGGCACAAATCACGCCAGCGCAGTTGCGCAAGTCCGACGCGCGCATCACCGCCGCGCAGTTCGAGGTGATCTCCGCCCTGGCGATGCAGCAGCTCGACGACGAGGCCCTGGGGTGGTTCTCGCGCCGCCTGCCCTGGGGCACCTACGGCATGCTGTGCCGCGCCTCGATCGGCTCGCCGAACCTGGGCGTGGCGCTGGCGCGCTGGTGCCGCCATCACCGCCTGCTCACCGAAGACCTCCTGCTGAGCCTGCAGGCGCGGGGCGACGCGGCGCGCTTCGCCCTCGAGGAGAGCCGCCGCTTCGGCGCGATGCGCGAGTTCTGCCTGGTCACCAGCCTGCGCTTCATGCACGGCTTCGCCTGCTGGGCGATCGATTCACGCATCCCGCTGCGCGAGACCAGCTTCGCCTTCGCAGCCCCGCCGCACCACGACGTGTACCCGCACCTCTTTCCGGGACCGGTGTACTTCGATGCGCCCTCCACCGCGCTGGTCTTCGATGCGCAGTACCTCGAGATGCCGCTGCGGCGCGACGAAGCCGCGCTGCGCACGATGCTGCAACGCGCGCTGCCGCTGACTATCCTGCAGTACCGGCGCGACCGGCTGCTCGTGCAGCGCGTGCGCGAGCTGCTGCGCACGCGGGCCGCCGATCTCGTCAACGCCGAGGCACTGGCCGAGGCGCTGCACATCTCCACACGCACGCTGCACCGCCAGCTGCAGGAAGAAGGCGCCGCGCTGCAGGCCCTGAAGGACGAGGCGCGGCGCGACCAGGCGATCGACCGGCTGCGGCGCACTGCCCGGCCGGTGAAGCAGATCGCGCTGGAGGTCGGGTTCGGCAACGAGAAGAGCTTCGCGCGGGCCTTCAAGCAGTGGACCGGGCGCTCGCCCAGCGACTTCCGGCGCCAGGCGGGCCCCCGATAATGCGGGCCCCCCGGTTGCTACGTTGACCCCATGTCCGACCGCCTTGCCGTCCTCCATCAATACGCCCTGCCCAAGCGCGCCATCACGGAGCTCGCGGGCCGGGCGGCGTCAGCGCGGGCAGGGCGGCTCACCACCTGGGCGATCAGGCGCTTCGTGAGCCACTACGGCGTCGACATGAGCGAGGCCGCCGACCCCGACATCGCGAGCTACCCGACCTTCAACGAGTTCTTCACTCGCGCGCTCAAGCCCGGCGCGCGGCCGCTCGCGCAGGCCGACCTGGTCTGCCCGGTGGACGGCGCGATCAGCCGCTTCGGCGCCATGGATCGCAACAAGATCCTGCAGGCCAAGGGCCACCACTACCTCGCCGTCGCGCTGCTCGGCGGCGACGACCCGCTGGCGACGCAATTCGACCACGGCCACTTCGCCACGCTGTACCTGGCGCCCAAGGATTACCACCGCATCCACATGCCGTGCGACGGGCGCCTCACCCGCATGATCCATGTGCCGGGCGCGCTGTTCTCGGTGAACCCGCCGACGGCGCGCGGCATCCCGGGGCTGTTCGCGCGCAACGAACGCGTGGTCTGCGTCTTCGAGTCGGCGCGCGGTCCCTTCGTGCTGGTGCTGGTCGGAGCGACCATCGTGGGCAGCGTCGCCACCGTGTGGCACGGCGTGGTCACGCCGCCGCGGTCGGCCACGATCCGGCAGTGGGCCTACGAGGACAAGCCGGTGCGGCTGAAGCAGGGCGAGGAAATGGGCCGCTTCCTGCTCGGATCGACGGTGGTGATGCTGTTTCCGCAGGGGGATCTGCGCTTCAACCCGCAGTGGGCGCCGGACCGCCCGATCCGGCTCGGCGAGGCGATGGGGAACTACGGCACCTCGCCCCGTTCGGGCTGAGCGTCCGGGCGCTGGAAAATGTTGCCAAAGGTACGCAGCCTTTGCGCAGCAAGTTTCGACAAGCCGCGGGACGACGTGCTGGCTACGATGAGGGCACTGTGACGACCCGCGGCTTCACCCTGTTCCCCACCGCCATCGGCATCTGCGGCATCGCCTGGAGCGAGCGCGGGGTGCTCGGACTGCATCTGCCCGATACCGACGGGAGCGACACGCGCGCCCGTCTCGCAAGACGCTTCCCGGGCGCGGTCGACAGCGAGCCGCCCGCGGCCGTCCAACAGGCGATCGACGCCATCACCGCGCTGCTCGATGGCCGGCGGGTGGACCTGAGCGCCGTGGCCCTCGACATGGAGGCGTTGCCGCCATTCCACCGCCGGGTCTACGACGCGGCGCGGCGCATCCCGGCGGGCCGCACGCGGACATACGGCGAGATCGCCGCCGAGATCGGCGAGGCGGACGCGCGGGCCGTGGGGCAGGCGCTGGGACACAACCCCTACGCCATCATCGTGCCCTGCCACCGCGTGCTCGCCGCCGGCGGACAGGCCGGGGGCTTCTCGGCACCGGGCGGCGTCCAGACCAAGCTGCGCCTGCTCGCCATCGAACGTGCACGACCTCACGGCGAGCCCGATCTGTTCGACTGAGCCGCCGCTGACGGGCCGCTGCGCCAAGCTTCTGGCACGAAGCTCGCATCAAAAGGGTCGGGAGGCCCAGGATCTCACGAACGGGCCAAAGCACTTGGCCCCGGGGGGCCGGATCGGATTGCCGGAGTTCACATGAATGACAAACAACGTCACCGCCACGTGCACGCACCGCACGGCTTCCTGCCCAACTGGGTGCTGGTCGTCTTTGCGGCCTGCGCCATGGCAGTCGTAGCGCTCGCGCAGACCATCATCTGAAGGCGTTGCGGGCACCGGCCCGCCATCACCCGAACAGATCACCTTCCGTCCAGCCCGTGGCCGCCATGTCGGCCACTCGCAGATGCGCTTCGCTGGGCATCAGGAACTCATCGAGCTGCGGCGGCCTGACCGACGTGCCGGCCAGCATGGCATGCGCCTGGCCGCGGTGGTGGACCTGGTGGTTGAGCAGATGGGCGATCACATGGCCGCGACGCTCGCGCTGCACGTGATGCGTGCGCACGAGGTCGATCACCTCGTCGAGATGTTCCGCCGACAGCGCATCCATCAGCGCGATGAACCGCTGGTCCGAGCGCGCCTGCGCTGCCGCCAGCTCGGCCATCGTGTCGCTCGGCACGAAATCCTTCCAGCGTTGCGCCATGTCGGCCTCGCCGTGCAGCGCCGCGATGTAGTAGAGGTCGACCTCGAGAATGTGGTTCAGCGTGGCCGCCAGGCTGGGAAAGAAGCTGGTGCGCGGCGCGTGGAACTCTTCGCGCGACAGCGGCGCCATCGCTGCATGCAGCCGGTGATTGGCCAGGCGGTTGGCGCGCGCCTGGATGCACAGGAAGCCCAGCAGTTCCATCAGGCCGACTCCCTGGCCTTGCGCGTCGGCTTGGGCGCCACCGCGCCGCCCGCTTCCTTCCAGGCGGTGAAGCCGCCGCCGATGTGCGCCACCTGGGTGAGCCCCATTTCCATCAGCGTGCGCGCGGCCAGCGCGGAGCGCCAGCCGGCAGCGCAGAACAGCACGAATTCCTTGTCCTGCGCGAACTCCCTGCGGTGATAGGGGCACTCCGGATCGACCCAGAACTCGAGCATGCCGCGCGGTGCGTGCAGGGCCCCGGGGATGACGCCTTCACGCTCCAGCTCTCGCACGTCGCGCACGTCGACGAACTGCACGCCTGGGTCCGCATGCCGCGCCATCGCCTGCTCCGGCGTGTAGGTGGTGACGAGCGCCATGGCTTCGTCGACCAGTGCCTTGGCAGTCTTCTTCATCAGAACGGCCCTTTCTCCAGCCAGCGCTCGATCTGCGGGCGGCGGTCGTTGCCCCAGAACGGCTCGTTGTCGATGACGAAGAACGGCACGCCGAACACGCCGGCGGCCAGCGCCGCGTCGTTGGCCGCCTTGAGGCGGGCCTTCCACGCCGGATCGCCCCAGATCGCCTCGGCCTCGTTGGCGTCGAGGCCGAACTCCACCGCGAGCTCGCGCAGACCCGCCGGATCGCTGGGATCGACTCCCCGGGCGAAATAGGCCCGCAGGCAGTGCCGCGCCCAGTGGCTCGCGGTGGCTGGCTCCCGCTCGTGCAGCCACCAGAAGATGCGCGCCGCGTTCTGGGTGGGCACAGGGAACTTCGCGGGATTCTTCAGCGGCACGCCGGCAAAGCGCGCGGAGCGCTCGAAGTCGCGCAGGGCGTATTCGCGCTTGACCGGGTAGTCGACCAGGCTTCTCAGGCCGGTCGCCTGGAAGGTGACGCCCAGCAGGATCGCCTTCCAGCGGACCGTGCGACCGTGGCGCGCGGCCAGCGCCTCGATCCACTCGGACGCGATGTACGAGTACGGCGACGAGAAGTCGAAGTAGAAGTCGATGGTCGCGACGTTCTGCATGGCGGCAGGCTACTCCAACGAGGCGATTCCCGCATCGGCGTCATCGGTACCAGAACTGCGGCGTGAACAGCACCAGCACGGGCAGCAGCTCGAGGCGCCCGAGCAGCATGCCGAAGGTGCAGACCCAGGTCTGGAAATCGGTCAGGCCGGCGTAGTTGGACCCCGGCCCGACCCCTCCCAGCCCGGCGCCGATGTTGTTCACGCACGCGATGACGGCGGTGA
The Piscinibacter sp. XHJ-5 DNA segment above includes these coding regions:
- a CDS encoding YbaK/EbsC family protein, with product MSSIPARPEGFQTVARALETAGHPHAPVFLDAAVRTSQQAADALGIAVGQIAKSVIFRRRSDDAAVLVITSGDRRVDEKKVAAMVGALGRADAEFVKAKTGFSIGGVAPLGHVAPLVTLIDRELFRFEEIWAAAGHPNGVFKLSPQQLEALTRAPVVDVAT
- a CDS encoding hydroxymethylglutaryl-CoA lyase, whose amino-acid sequence is MAVDRVKLVDVGPRDGLQNEKQPVDAAHKIELVHRLQAAGVREIEVTSFVSPKWVPQMADNAQVMAGIRREAGVRHSVLTPNLKGLEAALSAPREQWPDEIVVFGAASEAFSQRNINCSIEVSMERFRPVVAAAHAQGIKVRSAISCAVGCPYQGEVTPDEVERVVVLMKGIGVDHCGVADTIGVGTPRRVQAAMARALKHYPIAEVSGHFHDTYGQALANIYACLEMGIATFDASIAGLGGCPYAKGATGNVSTEDVVYMLHGLGIETGIDLDRLVDAGAYISEVLGRAPVSRAAKALLAKRAA
- a CDS encoding acetyl/propionyl/methylcrotonyl-CoA carboxylase subunit alpha — protein: MFKKILIANRGEIACRVAATARKLGIRTVAVYSDVDADARHVLACDEAVHIGGPAPKDSYLRAERIIEAAKATGAEAVHPGYGFLSENEDFAQACDDAGIVFIGPPPSAIKAMGLKAESKQLMEKARVPLVPGYHGANQDAALLKREADRIGYPVLIKASAGGGGKGMRAVSSADDFDAALASCKREAINSFGDDAVLIERYVTRPRHIEIQVFGDMQGNVVYLFERDCSVQRRHQKVLEEAPAPGMTAQRRREMGEAAVAAAKAVGYVGAGTVEFIAEPTPEGDLRFYFMEMNTRLQVEHPVTEAITGLDLVEWQLRIAAGQPLPLTQGELRIHGHAIEARLCAENPDANFLPATGRLDVYRTPEAAAFERADVRLDAGVREGDAITPYYDPMIAKLIVWGADRDQALARLDAALAQTHIVGLHTNVAFLRRVVNSRSFARADLDTALIERERAVLFDAPPLPLEVSAAGVVAHALAAEQALETADPWSRRDGWRLHGAALRRFDIEAQGRHHVATLQRTHDGAMVLAIGDRRWPFGARARAANLHDVTLGEQRHALTVYANGERIAVFAAEGSAQLQEIDPIAHAADGALEGGRLTAPMPGRVIAFLAKVGDSVKLGQPLAVMEAMKMEHTITAPRDGMVAELLYAAGDQVSEGGELLRLAAPA
- a CDS encoding DUF4126 domain-containing protein, producing the protein MNLDTPQLIAIAAALGWASGLRLYAVVFLTGMAGSLGWVDLPAGLKVLQHPAMLGASGMMLFVEFFADKIPGVDTLWDLVHTVVRIPAGAALAAAVFGADQATWATVAALLGGTLAATSHVSKATTRAAVNTSPEPFSNVAMSLLGDGAVPAMLWLSWAHPLVFFAALALALITMVALIVVLAKFLRLLVRRFSRSGQVPAGETTR
- a CDS encoding enoyl-CoA hydratase/isomerase family protein, coding for MTTQTLELNRRSAQVAEVWLNRPDVRNAFNEGVIRELTETFTALSADASLRVVVLGGRGKAFCAGADLSWMRAMADYSWEQNRADAQALADMLWAVYSCPVPVIGRIQGDCYAGGVGLAAVCDILVAAEAAGFCLSEARLGLLPATIGPYVVRALGEQASRRFFVTAERFSAVQAQALGFVHAVCALDELDAKVDELVGVIGSNGPMAVRACKQLVHDVAHRPIDAALREDTARRIADIRASAEGKEGVQSFLQKRPASWLPT
- a CDS encoding DUF4410 domain-containing protein: MHTKNKAIAVATRMAAMALLALLSACAGTVKQHTRINGDVSGVEGVGKVVARMSPAAVAQQADNPQFSRDELATYLYRKLESKGMVAAGAPNHVDILVTDIRVRSAAAAVLLGVLAGEDRIVGTVRVLDSANKPLRSFEIKASYALGGWGGGQDSMRMNWMYDKFSELAMQELDKIVALPRSTTARTQTTVLAPGAAAPALVLAPSSPNAPPTTPAPAPAPAASAPVIVPDVASLPTTGVLEDADAVPVGDKGREAYRQWLTWKSPRVFVVADGLRWNYARGTNPTDPAQPRDPVERALKFCQEHGRTGCTLYAVDDRVVYQKPASTAQR
- a CDS encoding DinB family protein — protein: MSAMHRYFATLARYNVWATRKLYEHVDALPEDDYRRDAGLFFKSVHRTLNHLLVGEHVIWFARFADGVSNRARLDEEIETDRARLRQRLVEGVQRWPALIASWPAERFDGTLEYTSTKGVPQSLPFAATLGHVFNHATHHRGQITAAITAMGHPCPELDLVWMLQEDARS